Proteins encoded together in one Panthera uncia isolate 11264 chromosome A2, Puncia_PCG_1.0, whole genome shotgun sequence window:
- the DIRAS1 gene encoding GTP-binding protein Di-Ras1, translated as MPEQSNDYRVVVFGAGGVGKSSLVLRFVKGTFRDTYIPTIEDTYRQVISCDKSVCTLQITDTTGSHQFPAMQRLSISKGHAFILVYSITSKQSLEELGPIYKLIVQIKGSVEDIPVMLVGNKCDETQREVDTREAQAVAQEWKCAFMETSAKMNYNVKELFQELLTLETRRNMSLNIDGKRSSKQKRTDRVKGKCVLM; from the coding sequence ATGCCTGAACAGAGCAACGACTACCGAGTGGTGGTGTTCGGGGCGGGCGGCGTGGGCAAGAGCTCGCTGGTGCTTCGCTTCGTCAAGGGCACGTTCCGGGACACCTACATCCCCACCATCGAGGACACCTACCGGCAGGTGATCAGCTGCGACAAGAGCGTATGCACGCTGCAGATCACCGACACCACGGGCAGCCACCAGTTCCCGGCCATGCAGCGGCTGTCCATCTCCAAGGGCCACGCCTTCATCCTGGTCTACTCCATCACCAGCAAGCAGTCCCTGGAGGAGCTGGGGCCCATCTACAAGCTCATCGTGCAGATCAAGGGCAGCGTAGAGGACATCCCCGTCATGCTGGTGGGCAACAAGTGCGATGAGACACAGCGGGAGGTGGACACCCGCGAGGCCCAGGCCGTGGCCCAGGAGTGGAAGTGCGCCTTCATGGAGACGTCGGCCAAGATGAACTACAACGTCAAGGAGCTTTTCCAGGAGCTGCTGACGCTGGAGACGCGCCGAAACATGAGCCTGAACATCGACGGCAAGCGCTCCAGCAAACAGAAGAGGACAGACCGCGTCAAGGGCAAATGCGTCCTCATGTGA